In Oryzias melastigma strain HK-1 linkage group LG10, ASM292280v2, whole genome shotgun sequence, the genomic window CACCTTACATGACATTCATGTGAGCCAAAAAACACACTGTCAAACACACTACTCCTCTGGAAATGACTCTCCCCGTactgggatcaataaagttgtaTTCAATTCTACAGGAACATCcactttattttgctaaaataaaaaaaataaaaataaaaaagacttttatctGGTCCAAGTAACATTGTTTGACTGACACAGACTGTATCAATCAAACAATGAATTATTTGACTGATTAACTGTGTTTGATTAACTGTGATTTGACTAATTAACTGTTTGATTGACAATTTTTATGTAGCTTAAGACATATCATTATTTACTTaagcagaaggaaaaaaagtcaatcaaATCACTTCAGATAAATTCTTGTTAAACCTCCTGAGATAATTTCttatgaaaacaaagaaattattgAACGATtgtcaaaaacaatttaatttcctGTTGGAAATCAACGATATCTCCTTAAACAGTCCATGTGACGGACCACAttactttaaatataattaacaGTAATAAAGTTTAACGTAGTTAGATGCACAAGAAACAGGAATTTGTGActtcaaaacactgaaattaaatTTGTTACAATTAGATTGATCTGCTTCACtacttttcaataaaaaaaatcttgttgcatctgttttttattattttgcaccACACTCACCTTCTTTGGGCTCCCGTGCAGAGTTTCTGCCCCCTTGGGTGTGCAGGATGGCATTTCCACACAGAGATCCTTGAAAACTTGCAGGGATGAAGATGGACCTGACGACGAAGACAGTCAGGTGGAGGCCTTGTTTATGAAAGTTTGTTCAGAACTTGTCTTCAAATAACAAATCAATATCATCAAATTTTAGCAGATATGTCTCTAAAACGGCTCCTGTCTGCTTGGAGAGAGGCCTCTGCTCTTTTTAAAGTCGGTTGTATTGTGGTTGGTGTTgttggttgtcatggaaacaaaTGCACTGAAGCCAGGAAGGAGGTGTCAGTTACCTCAATCGCTTCTCAGTGAAAAATACTGGaataactattattttttactttattcttttaaaatattttttctattaaatatattcatttgaGAGCCCCTTGAGTTTACTGTATAttttaactataattaaaacttttctaaattatttattaaaactattGTGGTTTGAACTCAAACCCCACATCTTACattattttaagctattttttacaGGTTAAGATTTGATTGTGCGCGTGAATCCCTGCTTATAAAAATAGGTCAATGAAGAATCACATCATTGTAAAATGCAGCGGCTTTGTCGCCCCCTGGTGGCCAGTAGAAAacactcatttttaaaaagcacttttttaaaactcgAAAATTTACTATATCATTCATAAATTTTTACTATGTATTTACCTAtactgtgaacatttttttcattcatactAGGGTTTATTTGGGAAAAGAGAGGCTTATTTTTGAATCCCCGCCCCACGCTGTTCATGTTTGTGCGGCAAACGTGGGCGGGGCCAACGAACCCACGTGATGCGGAAATTTTCCCAtgcaacctttttcttttttttctcctccatccGCATCATGATCTTTGAATCCAGGTCTGTTCTTTGCAGAATTAACCGGGATTATTTCGAAAGACTGTTCGGGTATGTTACACCACGGGACGCGCgaaaataaacattgtttttattgaagttaAATGACTTTTTGATGTGACAGCTTTGCAGCAAAGACGCGTGAAGGACTTTAGATTGATCCactcatttgtgtttgtttcatgtGTTAGGTTTCTGCTATTGGGGGCCCTCTCCTCACACCCCCCCTCTGATTTGGTGTTTGAAGCTCCAACAACAGTGAGGAAACTGAAGGTCATTTATTTACCCATCAGCTGGATGACTGTCAACAACATCCTCACGTGAAAAAACATCctcaaagaacattaaaaaaacagaaaagaaaaaaatcaggcaCTATTGCCCAACACAACAGCTCCTGCTTTCCTGATCCATCCCCTCCGTTTACTGCTCCTGACCCCGCCTCCTGTCCTGTCAGCTGCAGGTTGACCATTAACCTCACACACTGATTGCAAACACTTCTCCTTTTGGCAGCCGTTGCTGCACAGCCGGATCCCAAAGCAAAGTTCAGTGTCAGAGGAAGAGCCGGAGGCTGCAGCCATGGCGAAAGCGAGCTATGGATACTACAGAAGCACCATATTTCTTGCCATGTTTGTGGGCTACACGCTCTACTACTTCAACAGAAAGACGTTCTCCTTTGTGATGCCTTCTGTGATGCAAGAAGTTAAGCTGGATAAGGATGATTTGGGTAGGacggtttattttttcttccaaagTGGTACTTTAATCTAACCTATAGTTTTGTAAAATCCTCTCTGTATGTTCAGGCATGATCACCAGCAGTCAGTCTTTGGCCTACGCTATCAGCAAGTTCATCAGCGGCGTGCTTTCAGACCAGATCAGCTCTCGCTGGCTCTTCTCTATTGGTCTGTTCATGGTGGGGGGTATCAACGTGGTCTTCTCCTGGTCCTCCACTGTGGCCGTCTTCTCCACCCTGTGGTTCTTCAACGGCCTGGGTCAGGGTTTGGGATGGCCTCCCTGTGGGCGGGTTCTGCGCAAGGTACGAACGGGGTCACGACCCCAAACAGGCACCACGATGGACTGCAGGGATCAAGTTGGAGGCGTAAAAAACTGTCTTCCAACTGTAATCAGAGCATCCTGCAGACTCAAATATTTAGGGCTGGATATCAATAATCAGTTCctgaaacgattcgattcaattcactagagcctggatcgattcaattcaatttttttttttttttattctttcgatccactcatTTAATTCAATGTAACTCTGAGTTTACCTATTTAgctacatttgtttagaaatacataaataatctactataagttctgattatatttatattaatctgataaagttcacatactgtaaaatgtgttagtaaaataatgagattgttaataacaTACAGTGTTACtcaaaggagaagttctaacaaaaaagttcagatcattaacattgtaaacattgttctgcttctcctggaggacgtttcagtttggccactaggtggcgatcgcgctattgCAATTcactttttcaagaaaaataagcaaagtACGAGCAAAAAGTGATATTTAGACCACAGATGGTTGCTTTAAagaatatttccttaaaagagtttggaaaattcatgcctgtgagtttttatcaacccagccctacaaaTATTCAATATGcaaattgtcttttaaaatgataataatcaATAAAGTGCTTTAAACTTAAGTTTTGGGgttaaaaatagctcaaaatagtctttttgttgtttatttttcaatattctaatcctttaaaacaaacaattcacaaaaaagtattttattgtgaaagtacACATCTGTACAAAAACTACACTAGAGTTTAGTGTCAGTCGTGCACAGCAGTGTGTATCCGTAACAGTTTCCGGTCATTTCTCCTGTCAGTGGTTCGAGCCCTCCCAGTTCGGGACGTGGTGGGCCATCCTCTCCTGCAGCATGAATCTGGCCGGCAGCTTGGGCCCGATTATCGCCACGGTGCTGGCGGAGAGCTTCAGCTGGAGGGCCATCCTGTCCACCTCTGGGATGACCTGCGTGGCCTTCTCCGTCGTGTGCCTGCTGGTCATCAAGAACGAGCCGAAGGACGTCGGGCTGCCGAACATCGAGGCAGCAGCCAAGAAGAGCAAAGGAGGTGGGGACGGCCGAGGGGAGTGTTATCATTATGTTCGTGGAGCAGAAAGGTCAGAGGTTGGGTGGACTTTGGCCCAGAAATCCCCTCACATGCGtctggaaaaaaacagtctgtgCAGTGAAAAGGTCATTCAAGAAGGAGCACGATAAACTACTGTAACCTCACTCCTCCATGacgagtagggctgccacaatcagtcgactaatcgactgttaaaatagttgacgactaatttaatagtcgattagtcgttattttatattatatgtaatcagagtgtagtaaagttgaacaacgttgtgagcgttcagcaccaaaaatgtatttttgctatAGTTGAGtcaatgagaccaaaactttatctttaataaatatagtatttaataaaatagttactttgtttcagatgctaaccttatttaattgtgtgaatgcttacaaagcattcacacaatagtgattctccttttcgtacatttttcagcatgaatctttttttttagagatttcagcaatcttggcaTCAACATGTTCATTTGTTAAGAAtgttactgcttgtattttaggtgttcataaactttatagtttttgaaatattgagcaaaataaaccccataggaaatgaatgagaaagccttcaaattcagcatttaaagtagattagcaacaaatctttaaatattttcatgagctatgttttaaaattttgtagtaatttaaaaaaaatagagtttggcttctattttagcaacatgctaacgtttttggctaatttagtttactgaggaattttaggctattttggagtttagctagtatttaagcaatgagctagcttttttggctaatttgtcgtctactgaggtttttgggggctaattaggagtttagctcacatttaagcaacacactaaacatttttgcaaaattggtatctattagggatttttaagcaattttactacaaaattttaagaaatttatgtcaacttcagcgctcttttatagttctttaactgaaatttccagtcttttagcaaatgtatccatccatccatccatccatccatcttcttggccgcttcttcccttttggggtcgcgagggtgccggagcctatcccggcttctgaagggcgaaggcggggtacaccctggacaggtcgccagtctgtcgcagggcctcaatcacacacccattcactctcacattcacacctaggggcaatttagagtcaccaattaacctatgaagcatgtttttggacggtgggaggaagccggagtccccggtgaaaacccacgcatgcacggggagaacatgcaaactccacacagaaaggtcccagctgggagtcgaaccggggccttctcgctgtgaggcaagagcgctaaccactgcgccaccttagcaaatttaacattttgcaaatagcttttgcattttcagtaaatcccttcagcaattaaagtaaatcgcgtcacaatttttagcaaaaagcttcagcatcttcactgaCTGcgttcagcaaaaagcattcatactagcattatcacaggtaatgcaacttttctagtttaatatTGTTCTAAAACCAGAAACCAATGAAGGACAAGCTGCAAAATTGGctaaattgtttattaaaagtctaataaatcatcttaattgcctttatttttagttagtttaaagctaacgatagttcagatgtgtgctttacatccactttgcacatgacccgattagtcgactaatccgaAAAAATAaccagtgattagtcgactattaaattcatcatttgtggcagccctgaCCACGAGGAAATATTTTCTTCTCAGGCTCGTCCAGCGATGAAAGCACCCTGTCGGAGTTCCTGCTGTCTCCGTACCTCTGGCTGCTCTCCGTATCCTACCTGATTGTGTTTGGGGTGAAGACGGCCTGCACCGACTGGGGCCAGCTGTTTCTCATTCAGGACAAGGGCCAGTCCACGCTCATGGGTATGGAGGAGGCATGGAGGGAGGCGCACTCCCCGAGGGTCTGTGGAGGAACCGGATTCCAGTCGAGTCTGTGCTCTTCTTCACAGGCAGCTCCTACATGAGCGCCCTGGAGGTCGGAGGCCTGGTGGGCAGCCTGGCAGCCGGTTATTTCTCTGACAAAGCAGTCGCCAAAGTATGTTCATCTTTTTACCTTAAAGACCCTATGGAAATactgtttttacatgttcttgtggtatttttctcatgaattaaGAAAATTAGATGCAAAATTCTGAGCTCCCttctccactccattccgatgcatccacttgcagacgaatagatccatcttcatgttcctcgtctgagctttgcacctggatcaaaactgtatggctggatagctcgttattgctcagcatttttgttgtaccgctaatgttaggttaaggtcgtgaggagctgtaagctcgTGGGAGAGTGTAAATACTCTGTAGAAgatgattttgtctaaaaatggcaattataataaaaaaaaaaacacttggaagACTTTTAatttagatcaaaatatgattggagtgggtctacTTTATCTATTTGAAGCATAAATtcacctaaaaatattaaaatcctgtatgtttttaactaaaaatgtcaatatttctAGATTAGTTCAAAAATTGAGAGAAAATGAGGATTAATTATAAGCaactataataaaatatttatattttgaaatcattttgttgGTCTGGGATGCAAAAGTTTGTCATTTATatacaaaaattgtgttttgtgacTCATCTTGATTCAAACTGTGTTCCATTTATGCACGCATTTGTTATTGATGGAATGTTTcatctctttttctttgtctgtgcAGCAAGGGTTGAGAATCTACGGGAACCCTCGCCATTTCCTCTTGATCTCCATGATGGCTGGGATGTACGTGTCCATGTACCTGTTCAGAGTCACCGTCACTCCTGACAGCTCCAAGGTAAAACACAGACTGAGCCTGTTCACTACAGCAAGTCAATTAGATTCAAACCGATTAAATATagttatattaatctgatacaattcacatactataaaatgaatttgttaaataatgagattgttaatatcatacagtgctTCTtgtttctctaaaggagaagttctaacaaaaatgttcagatcagtaacattgtaaacattgttctgcttctcctggaggacgtttcagtttggccactaggtggcgatcgcgctatagttttacacatttttcatgaagaataagcaaaaaatgaacaaaaaacgatgttttaaaccacaagtcactttatttattttttttcttaaaagagtttggaaaattcatgcccgTGAgcttataaagatgttaatttagtcaaaatcggccgagcgttagcattagccgtcctatgagaaatcccattaaacgttggcataaagctagcggactttagctatGTGCtggatcaggggtgtcaaacctATCCGTcccaccagatggtttaatctggcccactCATGAAAATACGaggattttcagaaaaaaagcatgtttctagcccattcctgggGCGAGTTCTGGTTCTataaagaaatgaccgcaatgtgcaattccaccactagggggagcaaggGAAATACAGAACGctataacaagagatcaagaaataattataataaacaaaGTAATATTAAGTAATTAGGCTACTAGGCTGTTAGAggttgataaaaaataaataaataaatacataaaaagcaaaagctacagataacaactTGACCAaaagttattttgctattatggtACTGGTCCGGCGGGCTGCACGGGGGAGCAGTGGtaagcgctcttgcctcacagcgagaaggccccggttcgactcccggctgggacctttctgtgtggagtttgcatgttctccccgtgcatgcgtgggttttctccggggactccggcttcctcccaccatccaaaaacatgcttcataggttaattggtgactctaaattgcccctaggtgtgaatgtgagagtgaatgtgtgtgattgaggccctgcgacggactggcgacctgtccagggtgaaccccgccttcgcccgtcagcagccgggttaggctccggcacccccgcgaccccgaaagggacaaagcggtcaggaaaatggatggatggatggtccggcccacttgagacgggttgaaccaaaatgagtttgacacccctgtgctAGATCAGTCTCTAAGTTTgaggattgattattgatctgttaagcttagatcgattcaaatcgattaaccCAGCCCTCCTGCCGACCCAAACCTGCGTCTCCTCTGCACATTCAGGTGTGGATCCTGATTCTGGGGGCTGTTTTCGGTTTCTCTTCTTACGGACCGGTAGCGCTGTTTGGAGTCATAGCGATCGAGAGTGCCCCATCCAACTTCTCTGGAACATCGCACGCCATCGTCGCCCTGATGGCCAACGGTACGACCCCTTTTTAGTTCTCcaccaacataaaataaaatattttttacattttattttgtttttccccctCAAGTTGGTGGCTTCCTCTCTGGGTTTCCCTTCAGCACCATAGCCAAGCACTACAGCTGGGAAACGGCCTTCTGGGTCGCAGAGGTCATCAGTCTGATCAGCACCGTTGGATTCTTCCTGCTGCGCAACATCCAGACTAGGATGGGACGCGTGGCCAAGAAGGCCGACTAACATCAACCTACTTCAGCCCGTATCCTGAGGaatacgtgtttttttttttttgttttttagtaccTCAGTATTTTAAATGACTGCACAAGCAGGATTTCCCTCTGGAGACGCCTCAGAAGAAATCCTGTTTATAAATGTTATAGCAACtaattattaatgcaaatttaaattttgtcttGTAACTTTTTTATGTATAGTTCTTataatttaatgcaaaaacCTGATCAAGCAACACATGCAATAAACCACGCACAATACATTTCCACACACTTTAATCtgtcaaatatttacaaaaaaaatgtatttacatcaCCAAAAAGAACAAGCAAATGCACTTTTCCCAGGATCTTTCTCCTCTTATCCGGTCTAAGAACCAGCTCCAAAGTTCCCAGCTTTCTCTGCAACCTCCAGAGCACTTTTCAGGTTCTGATCAAAGAGTTCACACCTGCCAACAGAAACAGCAGCAGTGAGGATGGAACTGTGAAGTGAACGGAGAAGTGAAGAACACTGCTGTTAGTTACCGGATTGGCATTTCCAGGGAGTAGAACGGGTTCTTCAAAGCAAAATCGGAGTAGAGCTCGTAAATCTTCCTCAGTAACGCATCGATGCCCGACTGACGAGGATCAGCCAAAACTATAAACTTTATTCCTGGGGGAACAAAGATGAAACGACAGAATTGTATTTTGAGTAGATTAAAACCAAAATGTGCCATAgagtttaaaacacatttatatgatagttttgtgttgtgttgttcATATAAATGTGTCTGTGAGTTTCTAGCACAATCATTCGtggaagagaaaaacaagacaCTAACCTAGACAGAAGGGACAATAAAACTTTCTAAACATGTGACCTTTGCATTCTGTCATTTCTATTCTCCTGTTAACttttacaaaccaaaagaacTGTTTGGACcttttggctgaaaacatcAATAAACTGTTCCtactatggtggccctgaagtccaaatctcATCAacgaaaaaaatgaattcaagaTCACAATCACtattttaaataacataaaaatgtattaaaaaaaaacaaatttatattttataaaacaaaattccaaaataaaagtaataattttggaaaacaaaagtaatttccagaaatcaaattgaaatgttaaaaaaaggaaacaaaataaaccagaaaaggtaggtGCTATAGGAAGTCTCTGATTGGACAGTGacctttatttgatttttggaCCAGAAATTATCCAGCATGgcaataggtgtgtttgagttCATCTAGGGCAGGCGGACGCAGCGCTGCgaagatcgcctggattgcagtgcatgttgggtagttttgacTCTGATGTCACTTGTAAAGCATCATGAAAATATCGCAAGAAAGAGGGGGGTGAAAGGCGCCTACTCAGGCGGGTGCAGAGGGAAATTTGGGACTGCGCTGGCTGCAATCTGCCttaat contains:
- the slc37a4a gene encoding glucose-6-phosphate exchanger SLC37A4a, giving the protein MAKASYGYYRSTIFLAMFVGYTLYYFNRKTFSFVMPSVMQEVKLDKDDLGMITSSQSLAYAISKFISGVLSDQISSRWLFSIGLFMVGGINVVFSWSSTVAVFSTLWFFNGLGQGLGWPPCGRVLRKWFEPSQFGTWWAILSCSMNLAGSLGPIIATVLAESFSWRAILSTSGMTCVAFSVVCLLVIKNEPKDVGLPNIEAAAKKSKGGSSSDESTLSEFLLSPYLWLLSVSYLIVFGVKTACTDWGQLFLIQDKGQSTLMGSSYMSALEVGGLVGSLAAGYFSDKAVAKQGLRIYGNPRHFLLISMMAGMYVSMYLFRVTVTPDSSKVWILILGAVFGFSSYGPVALFGVIAIESAPSNFSGTSHAIVALMANVGGFLSGFPFSTIAKHYSWETAFWVAEVISLISTVGFFLLRNIQTRMGRVAKKAD